Proteins encoded within one genomic window of Myxococcales bacterium:
- the gmk gene encoding guanylate kinase: MSDRGFLVIISAPSGTGKSTVIRKFLAEHPEMVHSISCTTRKPRPEKHDAHDYHFIGKEQFFEWIDKGKLAEWAEYCGNYYGTPREPLDAWIADGKIVLLDLEVVGGTRLKDLYKHDAISIFLLPPSEEELKRRLSSRGTDSAEAQGKRLKTAMFELTYKDRYDFNVVNDNLERACAEIETIIKNRMKG; this comes from the coding sequence ATGTCCGACAGGGGTTTTCTGGTTATAATTTCCGCGCCGTCCGGAACCGGAAAGAGTACGGTAATTCGTAAATTTCTGGCCGAGCATCCAGAGATGGTTCACTCTATATCATGCACCACCAGAAAACCGCGTCCGGAAAAACATGATGCGCACGATTATCACTTTATAGGGAAGGAGCAGTTTTTCGAATGGATAGACAAGGGAAAACTTGCGGAGTGGGCGGAGTACTGCGGTAACTATTATGGAACTCCGCGCGAGCCTCTCGATGCCTGGATAGCCGATGGGAAGATAGTCCTGCTCGATCTAGAAGTCGTCGGCGGCACCAGGTTAAAGGATCTATACAAGCATGACGCAATTTCCATCTTCCTCCTTCCTCCCTCGGAGGAGGAGCTGAAGAGAAGGCTTTCCTCGCGCGGAACCGACTCGGCAGAAGCCCAGGGGAAGAGGCTCAAGACGGCGATGTTTGAGCTAACCTACAAGGATCGATACGATTTCAACGTGGTAAACGACAACCTCGAACGCGCCTGCGCCGAGATCGAGACTATAATTAAAAACAGGATGAAGGGATAG
- a CDS encoding deoxynucleoside kinase, translated as MTSTRILDVVEDPSIKRYQIPHRITSVERRLMKHFSKRQSLVVCVGNIGAGKSSLVKFLAYNTGMNALFELPDEGFEDHFVANESLYPLLATAKDSAKRTLGKYYSAINEFIECQRREVPESQIWNQAKRNLERSALDIQHAYLDLRRMQLQAVPHLERSTCVDGSALADRYAFCEVLHRDMDVSYLTKEALDIIDRRLDEEFKPLKTPDLMIMLHAPVEHLFQNIGDRQRSEENGSDAGIPEGLKRLVLSLNKRYDQFLDVIRENGWYDGPVLKIDISKIDFVSNIRHLIAVYEGIEKLIIV; from the coding sequence ATGACATCAACCAGAATTCTGGATGTCGTCGAAGATCCATCGATCAAGCGCTATCAAATTCCGCACAGGATAACGAGCGTAGAACGCAGGCTGATGAAACATTTTTCAAAGAGACAGTCTCTGGTTGTGTGCGTTGGCAATATCGGTGCAGGGAAAAGTTCCCTCGTAAAGTTTCTGGCGTACAACACGGGGATGAACGCCCTTTTTGAACTGCCGGATGAGGGGTTTGAAGACCATTTCGTAGCGAATGAGTCGCTCTATCCGCTTCTTGCTACCGCGAAGGATTCTGCCAAGAGGACGCTTGGCAAGTACTATTCGGCTATCAATGAGTTCATAGAATGCCAACGGAGAGAGGTGCCTGAAAGCCAAATTTGGAATCAAGCCAAAAGAAATCTAGAGCGTAGCGCTCTTGATATCCAGCATGCATATCTCGACCTGCGCCGAATGCAGCTTCAGGCGGTGCCACACCTCGAGAGATCGACTTGTGTTGACGGTTCCGCACTCGCTGACCGCTACGCCTTCTGCGAGGTCCTCCATCGTGATATGGATGTATCATATCTCACCAAAGAGGCCCTGGATATCATAGATCGCAGATTGGATGAAGAGTTCAAGCCACTGAAGACACCTGATCTGATGATAATGCTTCATGCGCCGGTTGAGCACCTGTTTCAGAATATAGGCGACAGGCAGCGCAGCGAGGAGAACGGTTCAGATGCCGGAATCCCTGAAGGGTTGAAACGCCTGGTTTTAAGTCTCAATAAGCGCTATGACCAGTTTTTAGATGTGATCAGGGAGAATGGTTGGTACGATGGCCCCGTCCTCAAAATAGACATTTCCAAGATCGACTTCGTATCTAATATCCGCCACCTGATCGCTGTGTACGAGGGGATAGAGAAGCTGATAATCGTGTGA
- a CDS encoding deoxynucleoside kinase, giving the protein MNFHIGIMGNLFSGKTTLMNALATEPYKSDLSGLLDDAEIHTFSERVDRGSLTDECLSLFYSDRVANIFPTETAFLHMRTLQQREIRHLMTRHKDRGVLIVEDRPFLDGPEVFVKRMIDSGEMPHAHAKLYKTLFYQTLHNERIRLPDLTVYLRSEPGLLEKRRMKRAEDGDSYAKTITEEYLREIHECYEQVATNWKKTLLRYQEYAIVPPDADIMILPAEIDMYDHPDYVHVAAGTIREKVRRMIAARRSGL; this is encoded by the coding sequence ATGAACTTTCATATCGGAATAATGGGCAATTTGTTTTCCGGCAAGACGACCCTCATGAACGCGCTTGCGACCGAGCCATACAAATCCGATCTCAGCGGCCTTTTGGACGATGCTGAAATTCACACATTCTCGGAGAGGGTGGATCGCGGTTCATTGACCGACGAGTGCCTTTCTCTTTTCTACTCCGACAGGGTGGCGAACATCTTTCCGACCGAAACCGCGTTTCTTCACATGAGGACGCTTCAGCAACGAGAAATCAGACATCTGATGACAAGGCATAAAGACCGAGGAGTTTTGATAGTCGAGGATCGCCCATTTCTCGATGGGCCGGAGGTCTTCGTAAAGAGGATGATCGACTCCGGAGAGATGCCGCATGCGCATGCTAAACTCTATAAAACGCTTTTCTACCAGACGTTACACAACGAGAGGATACGCCTTCCCGATCTCACAGTATATCTTCGTTCGGAGCCTGGCCTGCTTGAGAAGCGCCGCATGAAGCGTGCCGAGGACGGCGACTCTTATGCGAAGACGATCACAGAGGAATATCTGAGGGAGATTCACGAATGCTACGAGCAGGTTGCGACGAATTGGAAAAAAACTCTGCTGCGCTATCAGGAGTACGCTATTGTTCCACCAGATGCGGACATTATGATACTCCCGGCCGAAATAGATATGTACGATCACCCTGATTACGTCCATGTTGCTGCCGGAACTATTCGTGAAAAGGTGAGAAGGATGATAGCTGCGAGAAGGAGCGGCCTATGA
- a CDS encoding deoxyguanosinetriphosphate triphosphohydrolase, giving the protein MQTREIYEAREKEFLAPYAQHSAGSLGRVNHEKECVFRPCFYRDLGRIVHSTAFRLLEYKTQVFMNLEGDYYRTRLTHSLEVSQISQGLARILKVNEDLAQTIALAHDLGHSPFGHSGEHMLNKLMSEDGGFEHNVQSYRVVTELEERYPEFRGLNLSYEVLEGIVKHTTDYDDPHKAPGFKDVGFPTIESQIVNYADQIAYMNHDLDDGLHWGMLTIDSLDSVPLWGETFLEVKREFPNAPERIHRCRTISVLIGKLINDIQAESVRRIKEREIKSLADVRQRGDNLVSFSEQMEKKTGEVKRFLFDNVYRHQKVVQTSEMGSKIIFDLFTAYSSDIFLLPEKFRRRVEEKGSKRHICDYIAGMTDRFAIAEHRRLCGGNQAR; this is encoded by the coding sequence ATGCAAACGAGGGAAATATACGAAGCGCGTGAAAAAGAATTTTTGGCACCCTACGCGCAACATTCCGCCGGCAGCCTGGGCAGAGTCAACCATGAAAAGGAGTGCGTATTCAGGCCCTGTTTTTACAGGGATCTTGGAAGGATCGTCCATTCAACCGCGTTTCGTCTTTTGGAATACAAGACTCAGGTCTTCATGAATCTCGAGGGGGACTACTACCGCACGAGGCTGACTCACAGCCTCGAGGTGAGCCAGATATCCCAGGGTCTGGCCCGCATTTTGAAGGTCAACGAAGACCTCGCCCAGACCATCGCTCTCGCGCACGATCTTGGTCATTCTCCATTTGGACACTCCGGCGAGCATATGCTCAACAAACTCATGAGTGAAGATGGTGGGTTCGAACACAACGTTCAGAGCTATCGAGTAGTAACCGAACTTGAAGAACGTTATCCTGAATTCAGAGGGCTTAATCTCTCCTATGAGGTTTTGGAGGGGATAGTAAAACACACGACCGACTACGACGATCCTCACAAGGCCCCCGGCTTCAAAGATGTTGGATTCCCTACGATAGAGTCGCAGATAGTGAACTATGCCGACCAGATTGCGTATATGAATCACGATCTCGATGACGGTCTGCACTGGGGAATGCTCACCATAGATTCGCTGGATAGCGTTCCGCTCTGGGGCGAGACTTTTTTGGAAGTGAAGCGCGAATTTCCAAACGCTCCTGAGAGAATCCATCGCTGTCGTACGATAAGCGTTCTCATAGGCAAGCTTATCAACGATATTCAGGCCGAGAGCGTGAGGAGAATAAAGGAGCGCGAAATCAAGAGTCTGGCGGATGTTCGTCAGCGCGGTGACAATCTGGTATCTTTCAGCGAGCAGATGGAAAAGAAGACGGGGGAGGTAAAGCGCTTCCTCTTCGATAACGTCTATCGCCATCAGAAAGTGGTTCAGACATCAGAGATGGGATCAAAGATAATTTTCGACCTCTTCACAGCATATTCATCCGACATTTTTCTTCTTCCCGAAAAGTTTCGCAGAAGGGTTGAGGAGAAGGGGTCGAAACGCCATATCTGCGATTACATCGCAGGCATGACCGACCGCTTCGCAATAGCCGAACACAGGCGGCTATGTGGTGGGAATCAAGCGCGTTGA